Proteins from one Salvelinus namaycush isolate Seneca chromosome 34, SaNama_1.0, whole genome shotgun sequence genomic window:
- the LOC120028290 gene encoding unconventional myosin-Ic-like isoform X2, producing MMELRIQLVPTGEIILSPGKNGESFCHSCTKAVGSDGVRITMESALTARDRVGVQDFVLLENHTSEAAFIENLRKRFKENLIYTYIGSVLVSVNPYKDLEIYTKNHMERYRGVNFYEVSPHIYAVSDNSYRSMRTERKDQCILISGESGAGKTEASKKILQYYAVTCPASDQVETVKDRLLQSNPVLEAFGNAKTLRNDNSSRFGKYMDIQFDFKGAPVGGHILNYLLEKSRVVHQNHGERNFHIFYQLIEGGEEDLLWRLGLERNPQQYQYLVKGNCPKVSSINDRSDWKVVRKALSVIGFNEDEVEELLNIIASVLHLGNIQYGGEDSGNAYITTDTQIKYLARLLGVDGLVLKEALTHKTIIAKGEELKSPLNLEQAAAARDALSKAVYGRTFTWLVNKINVSLAYKDETYKNASVIGLLDIYGFEVFQHNSFEQFCINYCNEKLQQLFIELTLKSEQDEYEAEGITWEPVQYFNNKIICDLVEEKFKGIISILDEECLRPGDASDLTFLEKLENTVGGHAHLTTHKLADGKTRKVMGREEFRLLHYAGEVNYNVNGFLDKNNDLLFRNLKEVMCMSDNKILTQCFDRAELKDSKRPETAATQFKTSLAKLMEILMSKEPSYVRCIKPNDAKQAGRFDEVLIRHQVKYLGLMENLRVRRAGFAYRRHYETFLQRYKSLCPETWPSWQGKLADGVSTLVKHLGYKPEEYKLGRSKIFIRFPKTLFATEDALETRKHSLASKLQSSWKGYSQKTKYRKLRSSAVVVQAWWRGILACRRAQRKRQAANTIRRFIKGFIYRHNERCPENEYFLDYVRYSFLMKLRRNLPKSVLDKSWPTPPTALIEASEQLRKLYMQNMVWGYCKRINPEWKHQLEQKMVASEIFKNKKDNYPQSVPKLFMGTRLNGEEINPKVLQSLGSENMKYAVPVTKYDRKGYKARPRQLLLTSNCAVIVEEAKLKQRIDYATLKGISVSSLSDGVFVLHVPTEDKNQKGDVVLQSDHIIETLTKVAICADKVNSININQGSITFTVGQGKEGIIDFTSGSELLVAKAKNGHLSVVSRNNGGI from the exons gctgTGGGGAGTGACGGGGTGCGGATCACCATGGAGAGTGCCCTGACGGCCAGGGACCGGGTGGGTGTACAGGACTTTGTCCTGCTGGAGAACCACACCAGCGAGGCGGCCTTCATCGAGAACCTCCGCAAGCGCTTCAAGGAGAACCTCATCTAT aCGTACATCGGCTCAGTCCTGGTGTCGGTGAACCCCTACAAGGATCTGGAGATCTACACCAAGAACCACATGGAGCGTTACCGAGGCGTCAACTTCTACGAGGTCTCTCCCCACAT ctACGCGGTGTCTGACAACTCCTACCGGTCCATGCGGACGGAGCGTAAGGACCAGTGCATCCTCATCTCGGGGGAGAGCGGTGCCGGCAAGACGGAGGCCTCAAAGAAGATCCTGCAGTACTACGCTGTGACCTGTCCCGCCAGCGACCAGGTGGAGACGGTCAAGGACCGCCTGCTGCAGTCCAACCCTGTCCTAGAG GCTTTTGGAAACGCCAAAACGTTGCGCAACGACAACTCCAGCCGCTTCGGCAAATACATGGACATCCAGTTTGACTTCAAG GGTGCACCGGTGGGGGGCCACATCCTCAACTACCTGCTGGAGAAGTCACGGGTGGTGCACCAGAACCACGGCGAGAGGAACTTCCACATCTTCTACCAGCTGATTGAGGGGGGTGAGGAGGATCTGCTGTGGCGCCTGGGCCTGGAGAGGAACCCCCAGCAGTACCAGTACCTCGTCAAG GGGAACTGTCCCAAGGTGAGCTCCATCAACGACCGCAGCGACTGGAAGGTGGTGAGGAAGGCTCTGTCTGTCATCGGCTTCAACGAGGACGAGGTGGAG GAGCTGTTAAACATTATTGCCAGTGTTCTTCACTTGGGCAACATTCAGTATGGAGGAGAGGACAGCGGCAATGCCTacatcactacagacacacagatcAAATACCTGGCGAGG TTACTGGGTGTGGATGGCTTGGTCCTGAAAGAGGCACTAACGCACAAAACGATCATCGCCAAAGGGGAAGAG CTGAAGAGCCCTCTGAACCTGGAGCAGGCGGCGGCGGCCCGGGATGCCCTGTCTAAGGCCGTGTACGGCCGCACCTTCACCTGGCTCGTCAACAAGATCAACGTCTCCCTGGCTTACAag GATGAGACTTATAAGAACGCTTCAGTCATTGGCCTCCTGGATATCTATGGTTTTGAAGTCTTCCAGCACAACAG TTTTGAGCAGTTCTGCATTAACTACTGTAACGAGAAGCTGCAGCAGCTCTTCATCGAGCTCACCCTCAAGTCCGAGCAGGATGAGTACGAAGCAGAGGGAATCACG TGGGAGCCTGTGCAGTATTTCAACAACAAGATCATCTGTGATCTTGTGGAGGAGAAGTTCAAAGGCATCATCTCCATTCTG GATGAGGAGTGCCTGAGGCCAGGGGACGCCAGTGACCTCACCTTCCTGGAGAAGTTGGAGAATACTGTGGGAGGCCACGCCCACTTGACAAC TCACAAGCTGGCCGACGGAAAGACCCGGAAGGTGATGGGCCGAGAGGAGTTCAGACTGCTGCACTACGCTGGAGAGGTCAACTACAATgtcaacg GCTTCCTGGACAAGAACAATGACCTCCTCTTCAGGAACTTGAAAGAG GTCATGTGTATGTCTGATAATAAGATTCTGACCCAGTGCTTTGACCGGGCGGAGCTGAAGGACAGCAAGAGACCTGAGACG GCAGCGACCCAGTTCAAGACCAGCCTGGCGAAGTTAATGGAGATCCTGATGTCCAAGGAGCCGTCGTACGTGCGCTGCATCAAGCCCAACGATGCCAAGCAAGCAG gACGGTTCGACGAGGTTCTCATCAGGCATCAGGTGAAGTACCTGGGTCTGATGGAGAACCTCCGCGTGAGGAGAGCTGGCTTTGCCTACCGCCGCCACTATGAGACCTTCCTCCAGAG GTATAAGTCCCTTTGCCCGGAGACCTGGCCTAGCTGGCAGGGCAAGCTGGCAGACGGTGTCTCCACACTGGTCAAACACCTGGGTTACAAACCTGAGGAGTACAAACTGGGCAG ATCCAAAATCTTCATCCGTTTTCCAAAGACCCTGTTCGCCACAGAGGACGCGCTGGAAACGAGGAAACACAGCCTTG ccAGCAAACTGCAGTCATCCTGGAAGGGCTACAGCCAGAAGACCAAATATCGCAAACTCAGATCATCAG CGGTGGTGGTCCAGGCGTGGTGGAGGGGCATCCTGGCCTGTAGGAGGGCACAGCGCAAGAGGCAGGCCGCCAACACCATCCGCAG GTTCATCAAGGGCTTCATCTACCGCCATAATGAGCGTTGTCCTGAGAATGAGTACTTCCTGGATTATGTGCGCTACTCCTTCCTGATGAAGCTGCGCAGGAACCTCCCCAAGTCAGTCCTGGACAAGAGCTGGCCCACGCCACCGACCGCCCTCATCGAG GCGTCAGAACAGCTACGTAAACTGTACATGCAGAACATGGTGTGGGGCTACTGCAAGAGGATCAACCCAGAGTGGAAACACCAG TTGGAGCAGAAAATGGTGGCCAGTGAGATCTTCAAAAACAAGAAGGACAACTACCCCCAAAGTGTCCCAAAGCTCTTTATGGGCACAAGACTCA atggAGAGGAGATTAACCCCAAGGTGTTGCAGTCACTTGGCAGTGAGAATATGAAG TATGCAGTCCCAGTGACCAAGTACGACAGGAAGGGCTACAAGGCACGACCAAGGCAGCTGCTGCTCACCTCCAACTGTGCCGTCATCGTGGAGGAGGCCAAGCTCAAGCAGCGCATCGACTACGCTACCCTCAAAG GTATCTCAGTCAGCTCTCTCAGTGATGGTGTCTTCGTACTGCACGTGCCCACTGAAGACAAAAACCAGAAG GGAGATGTGGTGCTTCAGAGTGACCACATCATCGAGACCCTGACCAAAGTGGCCATATGTGCCGACaaggtcaacagcatcaacaTCAACCAGGGAAG tatAACTTTCACGGTGGGCCAAGGTAAAGAAGGGATCATAGACTTCACTTCTGGCTCCGAGCTGCTGGTTGCCAAGGCGAAGAATGGCCACCTCTCAGTGGTGAGTCGGAATAACGGAGGGATATAA
- the LOC120028290 gene encoding unconventional myosin-Ic-like isoform X1 gives MMELRIQLVPTGEIILSPGKNGESFCHSCTKAVGSDGVRITMESALTARDRVGVQDFVLLENHTSEAAFIENLRKRFKENLIYTYIGSVLVSVNPYKDLEIYTKNHMERYRGVNFYEVSPHIYAVSDNSYRSMRTERKDQCILISGESGAGKTEASKKILQYYAVTCPASDQVETVKDRLLQSNPVLEAFGNAKTLRNDNSSRFGKYMDIQFDFKGAPVGGHILNYLLEKSRVVHQNHGERNFHIFYQLIEGGEEDLLWRLGLERNPQQYQYLVKGNCPKVSSINDRSDWKVVRKALSVIGFNEDEVEELLNIIASVLHLGNIQYGGEDSGNAYITTDTQIKYLARLLGVDGLVLKEALTHKTIIAKGEELKSPLNLEQAAAARDALSKAVYGRTFTWLVNKINVSLAYKDETYKNASVIGLLDIYGFEVFQHNSFEQFCINYCNEKLQQLFIELTLKSEQDEYEAEGITWEPVQYFNNKIICDLVEEKFKGIISILDEECLRPGDASDLTFLEKLENTVGGHAHLTTHKLADGKTRKVMGREEFRLLHYAGEVNYNVNGFLDKNNDLLFRNLKEVMCMSDNKILTQCFDRAELKDSKRPETAATQFKTSLAKLMEILMSKEPSYVRCIKPNDAKQAGRFDEVLIRHQVKYLGLMENLRVRRAGFAYRRHYETFLQRYKSLCPETWPSWQGKLADGVSTLVKHLGYKPEEYKLGRSKIFIRFPKTLFATEDALETRKHSLASKLQSSWKGYSQKTKYRKLRSSAVVVQAWWRGILACRRAQRKRQAANTIRRFIKGFIYRHNERCPENEYFLDYVRYSFLMKLRRNLPKSVLDKSWPTPPTALIEASEQLRKLYMQNMVWGYCKRINPEWKHQLEQKMVASEIFKNKKDNYPQSVPKLFMGTRLNGEEINPKVLQSLGSENMKYAVPVTKYDRKGYKARPRQLLLTSNCAVIVEEAKLKQRIDYATLKGISVSSLSDGVFVLHVPTEDKNQKGDVVLQSDHIIETLTKVAICADKVNSININQGSITFTVGQGKEGIIDFTSGSELLVAKAKNGHLSVTAPRLNSR, from the exons gctgTGGGGAGTGACGGGGTGCGGATCACCATGGAGAGTGCCCTGACGGCCAGGGACCGGGTGGGTGTACAGGACTTTGTCCTGCTGGAGAACCACACCAGCGAGGCGGCCTTCATCGAGAACCTCCGCAAGCGCTTCAAGGAGAACCTCATCTAT aCGTACATCGGCTCAGTCCTGGTGTCGGTGAACCCCTACAAGGATCTGGAGATCTACACCAAGAACCACATGGAGCGTTACCGAGGCGTCAACTTCTACGAGGTCTCTCCCCACAT ctACGCGGTGTCTGACAACTCCTACCGGTCCATGCGGACGGAGCGTAAGGACCAGTGCATCCTCATCTCGGGGGAGAGCGGTGCCGGCAAGACGGAGGCCTCAAAGAAGATCCTGCAGTACTACGCTGTGACCTGTCCCGCCAGCGACCAGGTGGAGACGGTCAAGGACCGCCTGCTGCAGTCCAACCCTGTCCTAGAG GCTTTTGGAAACGCCAAAACGTTGCGCAACGACAACTCCAGCCGCTTCGGCAAATACATGGACATCCAGTTTGACTTCAAG GGTGCACCGGTGGGGGGCCACATCCTCAACTACCTGCTGGAGAAGTCACGGGTGGTGCACCAGAACCACGGCGAGAGGAACTTCCACATCTTCTACCAGCTGATTGAGGGGGGTGAGGAGGATCTGCTGTGGCGCCTGGGCCTGGAGAGGAACCCCCAGCAGTACCAGTACCTCGTCAAG GGGAACTGTCCCAAGGTGAGCTCCATCAACGACCGCAGCGACTGGAAGGTGGTGAGGAAGGCTCTGTCTGTCATCGGCTTCAACGAGGACGAGGTGGAG GAGCTGTTAAACATTATTGCCAGTGTTCTTCACTTGGGCAACATTCAGTATGGAGGAGAGGACAGCGGCAATGCCTacatcactacagacacacagatcAAATACCTGGCGAGG TTACTGGGTGTGGATGGCTTGGTCCTGAAAGAGGCACTAACGCACAAAACGATCATCGCCAAAGGGGAAGAG CTGAAGAGCCCTCTGAACCTGGAGCAGGCGGCGGCGGCCCGGGATGCCCTGTCTAAGGCCGTGTACGGCCGCACCTTCACCTGGCTCGTCAACAAGATCAACGTCTCCCTGGCTTACAag GATGAGACTTATAAGAACGCTTCAGTCATTGGCCTCCTGGATATCTATGGTTTTGAAGTCTTCCAGCACAACAG TTTTGAGCAGTTCTGCATTAACTACTGTAACGAGAAGCTGCAGCAGCTCTTCATCGAGCTCACCCTCAAGTCCGAGCAGGATGAGTACGAAGCAGAGGGAATCACG TGGGAGCCTGTGCAGTATTTCAACAACAAGATCATCTGTGATCTTGTGGAGGAGAAGTTCAAAGGCATCATCTCCATTCTG GATGAGGAGTGCCTGAGGCCAGGGGACGCCAGTGACCTCACCTTCCTGGAGAAGTTGGAGAATACTGTGGGAGGCCACGCCCACTTGACAAC TCACAAGCTGGCCGACGGAAAGACCCGGAAGGTGATGGGCCGAGAGGAGTTCAGACTGCTGCACTACGCTGGAGAGGTCAACTACAATgtcaacg GCTTCCTGGACAAGAACAATGACCTCCTCTTCAGGAACTTGAAAGAG GTCATGTGTATGTCTGATAATAAGATTCTGACCCAGTGCTTTGACCGGGCGGAGCTGAAGGACAGCAAGAGACCTGAGACG GCAGCGACCCAGTTCAAGACCAGCCTGGCGAAGTTAATGGAGATCCTGATGTCCAAGGAGCCGTCGTACGTGCGCTGCATCAAGCCCAACGATGCCAAGCAAGCAG gACGGTTCGACGAGGTTCTCATCAGGCATCAGGTGAAGTACCTGGGTCTGATGGAGAACCTCCGCGTGAGGAGAGCTGGCTTTGCCTACCGCCGCCACTATGAGACCTTCCTCCAGAG GTATAAGTCCCTTTGCCCGGAGACCTGGCCTAGCTGGCAGGGCAAGCTGGCAGACGGTGTCTCCACACTGGTCAAACACCTGGGTTACAAACCTGAGGAGTACAAACTGGGCAG ATCCAAAATCTTCATCCGTTTTCCAAAGACCCTGTTCGCCACAGAGGACGCGCTGGAAACGAGGAAACACAGCCTTG ccAGCAAACTGCAGTCATCCTGGAAGGGCTACAGCCAGAAGACCAAATATCGCAAACTCAGATCATCAG CGGTGGTGGTCCAGGCGTGGTGGAGGGGCATCCTGGCCTGTAGGAGGGCACAGCGCAAGAGGCAGGCCGCCAACACCATCCGCAG GTTCATCAAGGGCTTCATCTACCGCCATAATGAGCGTTGTCCTGAGAATGAGTACTTCCTGGATTATGTGCGCTACTCCTTCCTGATGAAGCTGCGCAGGAACCTCCCCAAGTCAGTCCTGGACAAGAGCTGGCCCACGCCACCGACCGCCCTCATCGAG GCGTCAGAACAGCTACGTAAACTGTACATGCAGAACATGGTGTGGGGCTACTGCAAGAGGATCAACCCAGAGTGGAAACACCAG TTGGAGCAGAAAATGGTGGCCAGTGAGATCTTCAAAAACAAGAAGGACAACTACCCCCAAAGTGTCCCAAAGCTCTTTATGGGCACAAGACTCA atggAGAGGAGATTAACCCCAAGGTGTTGCAGTCACTTGGCAGTGAGAATATGAAG TATGCAGTCCCAGTGACCAAGTACGACAGGAAGGGCTACAAGGCACGACCAAGGCAGCTGCTGCTCACCTCCAACTGTGCCGTCATCGTGGAGGAGGCCAAGCTCAAGCAGCGCATCGACTACGCTACCCTCAAAG GTATCTCAGTCAGCTCTCTCAGTGATGGTGTCTTCGTACTGCACGTGCCCACTGAAGACAAAAACCAGAAG GGAGATGTGGTGCTTCAGAGTGACCACATCATCGAGACCCTGACCAAAGTGGCCATATGTGCCGACaaggtcaacagcatcaacaTCAACCAGGGAAG tatAACTTTCACGGTGGGCCAAGGTAAAGAAGGGATCATAGACTTCACTTCTGGCTCCGAGCTGCTGGTTGCCAAGGCGAAGAATGGCCACCTCTCAGTG ACTGCCCCTCGACTGAACTCAAGATGA
- the LOC120028290 gene encoding unconventional myosin-Ic-like isoform X3: MESALTARDRVGVQDFVLLENHTSEAAFIENLRKRFKENLIYTYIGSVLVSVNPYKDLEIYTKNHMERYRGVNFYEVSPHIYAVSDNSYRSMRTERKDQCILISGESGAGKTEASKKILQYYAVTCPASDQVETVKDRLLQSNPVLEAFGNAKTLRNDNSSRFGKYMDIQFDFKGAPVGGHILNYLLEKSRVVHQNHGERNFHIFYQLIEGGEEDLLWRLGLERNPQQYQYLVKGNCPKVSSINDRSDWKVVRKALSVIGFNEDEVEELLNIIASVLHLGNIQYGGEDSGNAYITTDTQIKYLARLLGVDGLVLKEALTHKTIIAKGEELKSPLNLEQAAAARDALSKAVYGRTFTWLVNKINVSLAYKDETYKNASVIGLLDIYGFEVFQHNSFEQFCINYCNEKLQQLFIELTLKSEQDEYEAEGITWEPVQYFNNKIICDLVEEKFKGIISILDEECLRPGDASDLTFLEKLENTVGGHAHLTTHKLADGKTRKVMGREEFRLLHYAGEVNYNVNGFLDKNNDLLFRNLKEVMCMSDNKILTQCFDRAELKDSKRPETAATQFKTSLAKLMEILMSKEPSYVRCIKPNDAKQAGRFDEVLIRHQVKYLGLMENLRVRRAGFAYRRHYETFLQRYKSLCPETWPSWQGKLADGVSTLVKHLGYKPEEYKLGRSKIFIRFPKTLFATEDALETRKHSLASKLQSSWKGYSQKTKYRKLRSSAVVVQAWWRGILACRRAQRKRQAANTIRRFIKGFIYRHNERCPENEYFLDYVRYSFLMKLRRNLPKSVLDKSWPTPPTALIEASEQLRKLYMQNMVWGYCKRINPEWKHQLEQKMVASEIFKNKKDNYPQSVPKLFMGTRLNGEEINPKVLQSLGSENMKYAVPVTKYDRKGYKARPRQLLLTSNCAVIVEEAKLKQRIDYATLKGISVSSLSDGVFVLHVPTEDKNQKGDVVLQSDHIIETLTKVAICADKVNSININQGSITFTVGQGKEGIIDFTSGSELLVAKAKNGHLSVTAPRLNSR, translated from the exons ATGGAGAGTGCCCTGACGGCCAGGGACCGGGTGGGTGTACAGGACTTTGTCCTGCTGGAGAACCACACCAGCGAGGCGGCCTTCATCGAGAACCTCCGCAAGCGCTTCAAGGAGAACCTCATCTAT aCGTACATCGGCTCAGTCCTGGTGTCGGTGAACCCCTACAAGGATCTGGAGATCTACACCAAGAACCACATGGAGCGTTACCGAGGCGTCAACTTCTACGAGGTCTCTCCCCACAT ctACGCGGTGTCTGACAACTCCTACCGGTCCATGCGGACGGAGCGTAAGGACCAGTGCATCCTCATCTCGGGGGAGAGCGGTGCCGGCAAGACGGAGGCCTCAAAGAAGATCCTGCAGTACTACGCTGTGACCTGTCCCGCCAGCGACCAGGTGGAGACGGTCAAGGACCGCCTGCTGCAGTCCAACCCTGTCCTAGAG GCTTTTGGAAACGCCAAAACGTTGCGCAACGACAACTCCAGCCGCTTCGGCAAATACATGGACATCCAGTTTGACTTCAAG GGTGCACCGGTGGGGGGCCACATCCTCAACTACCTGCTGGAGAAGTCACGGGTGGTGCACCAGAACCACGGCGAGAGGAACTTCCACATCTTCTACCAGCTGATTGAGGGGGGTGAGGAGGATCTGCTGTGGCGCCTGGGCCTGGAGAGGAACCCCCAGCAGTACCAGTACCTCGTCAAG GGGAACTGTCCCAAGGTGAGCTCCATCAACGACCGCAGCGACTGGAAGGTGGTGAGGAAGGCTCTGTCTGTCATCGGCTTCAACGAGGACGAGGTGGAG GAGCTGTTAAACATTATTGCCAGTGTTCTTCACTTGGGCAACATTCAGTATGGAGGAGAGGACAGCGGCAATGCCTacatcactacagacacacagatcAAATACCTGGCGAGG TTACTGGGTGTGGATGGCTTGGTCCTGAAAGAGGCACTAACGCACAAAACGATCATCGCCAAAGGGGAAGAG CTGAAGAGCCCTCTGAACCTGGAGCAGGCGGCGGCGGCCCGGGATGCCCTGTCTAAGGCCGTGTACGGCCGCACCTTCACCTGGCTCGTCAACAAGATCAACGTCTCCCTGGCTTACAag GATGAGACTTATAAGAACGCTTCAGTCATTGGCCTCCTGGATATCTATGGTTTTGAAGTCTTCCAGCACAACAG TTTTGAGCAGTTCTGCATTAACTACTGTAACGAGAAGCTGCAGCAGCTCTTCATCGAGCTCACCCTCAAGTCCGAGCAGGATGAGTACGAAGCAGAGGGAATCACG TGGGAGCCTGTGCAGTATTTCAACAACAAGATCATCTGTGATCTTGTGGAGGAGAAGTTCAAAGGCATCATCTCCATTCTG GATGAGGAGTGCCTGAGGCCAGGGGACGCCAGTGACCTCACCTTCCTGGAGAAGTTGGAGAATACTGTGGGAGGCCACGCCCACTTGACAAC TCACAAGCTGGCCGACGGAAAGACCCGGAAGGTGATGGGCCGAGAGGAGTTCAGACTGCTGCACTACGCTGGAGAGGTCAACTACAATgtcaacg GCTTCCTGGACAAGAACAATGACCTCCTCTTCAGGAACTTGAAAGAG GTCATGTGTATGTCTGATAATAAGATTCTGACCCAGTGCTTTGACCGGGCGGAGCTGAAGGACAGCAAGAGACCTGAGACG GCAGCGACCCAGTTCAAGACCAGCCTGGCGAAGTTAATGGAGATCCTGATGTCCAAGGAGCCGTCGTACGTGCGCTGCATCAAGCCCAACGATGCCAAGCAAGCAG gACGGTTCGACGAGGTTCTCATCAGGCATCAGGTGAAGTACCTGGGTCTGATGGAGAACCTCCGCGTGAGGAGAGCTGGCTTTGCCTACCGCCGCCACTATGAGACCTTCCTCCAGAG GTATAAGTCCCTTTGCCCGGAGACCTGGCCTAGCTGGCAGGGCAAGCTGGCAGACGGTGTCTCCACACTGGTCAAACACCTGGGTTACAAACCTGAGGAGTACAAACTGGGCAG ATCCAAAATCTTCATCCGTTTTCCAAAGACCCTGTTCGCCACAGAGGACGCGCTGGAAACGAGGAAACACAGCCTTG ccAGCAAACTGCAGTCATCCTGGAAGGGCTACAGCCAGAAGACCAAATATCGCAAACTCAGATCATCAG CGGTGGTGGTCCAGGCGTGGTGGAGGGGCATCCTGGCCTGTAGGAGGGCACAGCGCAAGAGGCAGGCCGCCAACACCATCCGCAG GTTCATCAAGGGCTTCATCTACCGCCATAATGAGCGTTGTCCTGAGAATGAGTACTTCCTGGATTATGTGCGCTACTCCTTCCTGATGAAGCTGCGCAGGAACCTCCCCAAGTCAGTCCTGGACAAGAGCTGGCCCACGCCACCGACCGCCCTCATCGAG GCGTCAGAACAGCTACGTAAACTGTACATGCAGAACATGGTGTGGGGCTACTGCAAGAGGATCAACCCAGAGTGGAAACACCAG TTGGAGCAGAAAATGGTGGCCAGTGAGATCTTCAAAAACAAGAAGGACAACTACCCCCAAAGTGTCCCAAAGCTCTTTATGGGCACAAGACTCA atggAGAGGAGATTAACCCCAAGGTGTTGCAGTCACTTGGCAGTGAGAATATGAAG TATGCAGTCCCAGTGACCAAGTACGACAGGAAGGGCTACAAGGCACGACCAAGGCAGCTGCTGCTCACCTCCAACTGTGCCGTCATCGTGGAGGAGGCCAAGCTCAAGCAGCGCATCGACTACGCTACCCTCAAAG GTATCTCAGTCAGCTCTCTCAGTGATGGTGTCTTCGTACTGCACGTGCCCACTGAAGACAAAAACCAGAAG GGAGATGTGGTGCTTCAGAGTGACCACATCATCGAGACCCTGACCAAAGTGGCCATATGTGCCGACaaggtcaacagcatcaacaTCAACCAGGGAAG tatAACTTTCACGGTGGGCCAAGGTAAAGAAGGGATCATAGACTTCACTTCTGGCTCCGAGCTGCTGGTTGCCAAGGCGAAGAATGGCCACCTCTCAGTG ACTGCCCCTCGACTGAACTCAAGATGA
- the LOC120028291 gene encoding protein NLRC3-like — MLEPKCHPWVLQEMRAMLRDLGAMAFQGLLERRFLFDQADLSSFSLDCSGLSKAFLVEILQEDRASLTYQRSFHFLHTSVQEFLAALYYVLQALSGSDPFSGLKSAVGVAKFPVALHKVLTSTTNKLLRPRRLLRRYVKKAFSWGGHHQSGHMDLFCRFVSGLLVPQTRVILDGLFRGRSQILPSLSSSSLSLPSPSPPSPPPLWNISGCLTTSYQRRESGS; from the exons ATGCTGGAGCCAAAATGTCACCCATGGGTCCTACAGGAGATGCGGGCCATGCTGAGAGACCTGGGAGCCATGGCCTTCCAGGGCCTACTGGAGCGGCGCTTCCTCTTCGACCAGGCTGATCTGAGCTCTTTCTCCCTGGACTGCAGCGGGCTGTCCAAGGCCTTCCTGGTGGAGATCCTCCAAGAGGACCGGGCCTCGCTCACCTACCAGAGGAGCTTCCACTTCCTCCACACTAGTGTACAGGAGTTCCTGGCTGCTCTGTACTACGTCCTGCAGGCCCTCTCCGGCTCAGACCCGTTCTCAGGGCTCAAGTCAGCCGTCGGTGTAGCCAAGTTTCCAGTTGCCCTGCACAAAGTGTTAACCTCCACTACTAATAAGCTGCTGAGGCCCAGACGGCTCCTGCGCAGATACGTCAAGAAGGCTTTCTCCTGGGGTGGACACCATCAGTCTGGTCACATGGACCTCTTCTGCAG ATTTGTATCTGGCCTATTGGTACCTCAAACCCGTGTCATCCTGGATGGACTATTCCGAGGCAGATCACAAatactcccatctctctcctcctcctctctatccctgcCCTCTCCTTCAccaccttcaccaccaccactctggaacatctctg GATGTTTGACAACAAGTTATCAAAGGAGGGAGTCAGGAAGCTGA